The Faecalibacterium prausnitzii genome includes a window with the following:
- a CDS encoding radical SAM protein — protein sequence MLLGIFLYNGTMFYELKNGTLVETKDAQGNFDLTQVLGNKYLEDVDSEKCVIVDTYSNRCFLISKDLLHHGVSEEVYHKMLDSDETDSNKSSEEVTFILTITYKCNMHCTYCYQQNDKTLEKKLISDETLDKILSIIAQYMEANPNKTVRLGLFGGEPLLIENEKVIDKILQFCKEHKTTVHITTNGSFLSYYLKKFIINRRFISGIYPTIDSMALNYMTRYDLDPSRNNTNETFKLLCCIKTLLHYGIHVDLGTNIDRHNHKEIWNTLDDLKKLQLLQDKNFAWTIGRVDDRLYETNFPDIMMESEILAELQSKPLPDNVHAAFLKTCYNFADKMGLKLNLREHKQTHSYCWSTSSSSNVFYVDMNLKTYRCTCTVGRSRYSLFDFSYENLTNYRPVAVTCNSYAECKDCKIGGFCGGGCQLSHQIDFKKCCTYEEEVFSHFMKTLFIPYIKSKYNEVNQNERKAENRCT from the coding sequence TTGCTTCTTGGGATTTTTCTGTATAATGGAACCATGTTTTATGAATTGAAAAACGGAACGCTTGTGGAAACCAAAGACGCACAGGGGAATTTTGATCTGACACAGGTCCTTGGAAATAAATATTTAGAAGATGTTGATTCCGAAAAATGTGTTATTGTTGATACGTACAGCAATAGATGTTTCCTCATCTCAAAAGATCTCCTCCACCATGGTGTGAGCGAAGAAGTATACCACAAAATGCTGGATAGCGATGAAACCGACTCAAACAAGTCAAGCGAAGAAGTCACTTTCATCTTAACAATTACGTATAAATGCAACATGCACTGTACTTACTGCTATCAGCAAAACGATAAAACCTTGGAAAAGAAACTTATCAGTGATGAAACTCTGGATAAAATTTTAAGTATCATTGCACAGTATATGGAAGCAAATCCGAACAAGACCGTTCGACTGGGTTTATTTGGTGGCGAACCCTTGCTGATCGAGAATGAGAAAGTAATTGATAAAATTCTCCAATTTTGCAAAGAGCACAAAACCACTGTTCATATCACCACAAACGGAAGTTTCCTTTCGTATTATTTGAAGAAATTTATCATCAATCGTCGCTTCATCAGCGGTATTTATCCCACAATCGACAGTATGGCGTTAAATTATATGACGCGATACGATCTTGATCCGAGCCGGAACAATACAAATGAAACTTTCAAACTCCTGTGCTGTATTAAGACACTTCTGCATTACGGCATCCATGTGGACTTAGGAACCAATATCGATAGGCACAATCATAAAGAAATCTGGAATACACTGGATGACTTGAAGAAGTTACAGCTTTTGCAGGATAAAAACTTTGCGTGGACTATTGGTCGAGTAGATGATCGTTTGTATGAAACAAATTTCCCTGACATCATGATGGAAAGTGAGATTCTCGCTGAGCTTCAAAGCAAGCCTCTCCCGGACAATGTTCACGCGGCATTTTTAAAGACCTGCTATAACTTTGCCGACAAAATGGGCCTAAAGTTGAATTTGCGGGAGCATAAACAAACACATAGTTATTGTTGGAGCACTTCGTCATCCAGTAATGTTTTTTATGTTGATATGAATCTGAAAACATATCGTTGTACTTGCACAGTTGGTAGATCTAGGTACAGCCTTTTTGATTTTTCCTATGAAAATTTAACAAATTATCGGCCCGTCGCTGTAACCTGCAATTCTTATGCGGAGTGTAAGGATTGTAAAATCGGTGGCTTCTGCGGTGGCGGATGTCAGCTGTCCCACCAAATCGATTTCAAAAAGTGCTGTACATATGAAGAAGAAGTTTTTTCTCACTTCATGAAAACACTGTTTATTCCTTATATTAAATCCAAATATAACGAGGTGAATCAAAATGAACGCAAAGCTGAAAACAGATGCACTTGA
- a CDS encoding MFS transporter, whose amino-acid sequence MNAKLKTDALDLTSLLNGLVFFSPVSLLVRTTAGISLSQFFILQAIMATMVLLTEIPLGKLTDRIGYKSTLVLYQIALLISRTCLLLAHVSCNYSLFILQAILEGTAASFSSGTQSGYIYIMFSKEHYAEKSAHVANYGTVGFFASTLAYAVLYTLIGIKGLLLATIAANLVAVFTSLKIPKETVQPRSETRQKKNIPYPQLFQQKKIWMLLMILAALNIGRILINFFYAEKLQLCGINETWLAAIIMGYSAIQLLSERILARTKPEHYNQMMALFFILSGIALGVLGLVNVPVWTILFMLILPLFLDIPSYLLGEVQNSIVDAAGREDNRAELLSVFNMGVNVTEIFYLFGSSLLVSAGSTACFVILGAFMTVVGIGICLSVKSAWLLSLQEKKNGN is encoded by the coding sequence ATGAACGCAAAGCTGAAAACAGATGCACTTGACCTTACCTCTCTGCTCAATGGGCTGGTGTTTTTCTCCCCAGTCTCTCTACTGGTACGAACCACTGCAGGAATCTCTCTCAGCCAATTCTTCATTTTGCAAGCAATTATGGCTACTATGGTCCTCCTCACAGAGATTCCTCTCGGAAAGCTGACCGATCGCATTGGCTATAAATCCACGTTGGTACTATACCAGATCGCGCTGCTCATTTCGAGAACCTGCCTCTTGCTGGCTCATGTAAGCTGCAATTATAGTCTGTTTATTTTACAGGCTATCCTCGAAGGCACAGCGGCTTCCTTTTCTTCTGGGACGCAGAGCGGCTATATTTATATTATGTTTTCAAAGGAACATTACGCTGAAAAATCTGCACATGTCGCCAATTATGGAACTGTCGGATTTTTTGCCAGTACCCTAGCTTATGCGGTCCTGTACACGCTGATTGGCATCAAGGGTCTGCTTCTGGCAACGATTGCCGCAAACCTTGTTGCTGTCTTTACCTCTTTAAAAATCCCCAAGGAAACAGTGCAGCCCAGAAGTGAAACGCGCCAAAAGAAAAACATTCCCTATCCGCAGTTGTTTCAGCAGAAAAAGATATGGATGCTTCTAATGATTTTGGCAGCTTTGAACATTGGCCGCATTCTGATCAATTTCTTCTATGCGGAGAAGCTGCAGTTGTGCGGGATCAATGAAACCTGGCTCGCCGCAATTATTATGGGTTATTCTGCAATTCAGTTGCTGTCCGAACGGATTCTCGCCCGTACCAAGCCTGAACACTATAATCAAATGATGGCACTGTTTTTCATTCTGAGTGGAATAGCCCTTGGTGTGTTGGGCTTGGTCAATGTGCCGGTTTGGACTATCCTATTTATGCTGATCCTTCCGCTTTTTTTGGATATTCCATCCTATCTGCTGGGAGAAGTCCAAAACAGCATTGTAGATGCTGCCGGCAGGGAAGACAATCGCGCCGAGCTGCTTTCCGTCTTCAACATGGGCGTCAATGTTACTGAAATTTTTTATCTGTTTGGCTCATCACTACTGGTGAGCGCCGGGTCAACGGCTTGTTTTGTCATCCTCGGTGCTTTTATGACCGTAGTTGGAATTGGCATCTGTCTTTCTGTGAAGAGCGCATGGTTGCTTTCACTTCAAGAAAAAAAGAACGGCAACTAA